A window of the Leucothrix mucor DSM 2157 genome harbors these coding sequences:
- a CDS encoding DUF494 domain-containing protein, translating to MNTKENTLDVLFYLFENYSEVDNVTHNKAALHHYLQEAGFPNNDISKAFDWLESLADKSEVYIREPSPGSLRVFSRYESRWLNFECQSYLMFLEQSKVLTHEMRERAIDRILELKDVDLDLNKLKWVILMLLLNQPDSEASYIWMDSVAMGDKPLSYH from the coding sequence ATGAACACCAAAGAAAATACACTGGACGTGCTTTTTTACCTGTTTGAAAATTATTCTGAAGTAGACAACGTGACCCATAATAAAGCTGCTCTCCATCATTATCTGCAAGAAGCAGGATTCCCGAATAACGACATAAGCAAAGCGTTTGACTGGCTGGAGAGCCTGGCGGATAAAAGCGAAGTCTATATTCGCGAGCCAAGCCCTGGTAGCTTGCGTGTGTTTTCCCGCTATGAATCTCGCTGGCTAAACTTTGAATGCCAAAGCTACCTGATGTTTCTGGAGCAGTCTAAAGTACTGACTCATGAAATGCGTGAGCGGGCGATCGATCGAATTCTAGAGCTTAAAGATGTTGATCTCGACTTAAACAAGTTGAAATGGGTTATCCTAATGCTGCTGCTTAATCAGCCAGATTCTGAGGCGTCTTATATTTGGATGGATAGTGTAGCAATGGGCGACAAGCCACTGAGTTACCACTAA
- the dprA gene encoding DNA-processing protein DprA yields MTSQSLSAWISLWRAPGIGCQAFHKLLSHFGDPEAVLAANSNHLKQAGLSDKQADSIRSIDQDKSKPDLLWLEKDNHHLITINDPQYPALLKQISAAPPLLYVHGNVSLLSDPQIAIVGSRSPTPGGKNNAFEFARYFANTGLCVTSGLAMGIDGEAHRGALADNGATIAVTATGLDRVYPAKHRELAHQIAETGALVSENPIGTAPHANNFPRRNRIISGLSLGSLVVEAAQRSGSLITADYANEQGRMVFAIPGSIHNPLARGCHRLIRQGAKLVETAHDVMEDLAAQIDLSQLLSTESTPEKVAPEVVETTQNDDNTRLLDAMGYDPVSIDQLVVQTGLTPAALSSMLLVMELQGLIAANGRGSYTRIRE; encoded by the coding sequence ATGACATCTCAATCGCTATCAGCCTGGATCTCGCTTTGGCGGGCTCCGGGCATTGGCTGCCAAGCCTTTCATAAACTTCTCAGCCACTTTGGCGATCCGGAAGCCGTGCTCGCCGCTAACAGCAATCATTTGAAACAAGCTGGCCTAAGCGACAAACAAGCAGACTCCATTCGGTCGATCGATCAGGATAAATCCAAACCAGACCTCCTATGGCTGGAAAAAGACAACCATCACCTGATTACGATTAATGACCCGCAATACCCTGCATTGCTAAAGCAGATTAGTGCTGCGCCACCTCTATTATATGTACATGGCAATGTTTCACTATTGAGTGATCCGCAGATTGCTATTGTTGGCAGCCGTAGCCCTACTCCCGGCGGCAAGAATAACGCCTTTGAATTTGCCCGATACTTTGCCAACACGGGTCTCTGTGTGACCAGTGGCTTGGCCATGGGTATTGATGGTGAGGCGCATCGTGGCGCTTTGGCAGATAACGGCGCCACCATTGCAGTCACTGCCACCGGATTGGACCGGGTTTATCCCGCCAAACACCGTGAGTTGGCCCATCAAATAGCCGAAACGGGTGCCTTGGTCAGCGAGAACCCTATTGGCACCGCGCCACATGCCAATAACTTCCCGCGACGTAATCGTATTATTAGCGGCTTAAGCCTCGGCTCTTTAGTGGTTGAAGCAGCCCAGCGTAGCGGTTCCTTAATTACGGCTGATTACGCTAATGAACAGGGGCGCATGGTGTTTGCCATCCCGGGTTCGATTCATAATCCCTTAGCCCGTGGCTGCCACCGACTGATTCGCCAAGGCGCGAAGTTGGTTGAAACAGCACATGACGTGATGGAAGATCTCGCCGCACAAATTGACCTAAGCCAGCTGTTAAGCACAGAAAGCACGCCTGAAAAAGTTGCACCCGAAGTGGTCGAAACCACCCAAAATGACGATAACACCCGACTACTGGACGCAATGGGCTATGATCCGGTATCAATAGACCAATTAGTCGTACAAACGGGATTGACCCCTGCTGCACTTTCATCCATGCTTTTAGTCATGGAATTGCAGGGCTTAATTGCAGCCAATGGACGGGGTAGTTACACGCGCATTCGTGAGTAG
- a CDS encoding LysM peptidoglycan-binding domain-containing protein, whose translation MSFTISRQVFTSVIVLSSILLGGCDKDTIKKNLSSPSRVSASSDNGQYDDAYGMPPSAAEINSQNPKVKRTVTRTKGTLKGDAPLRYKVRKGDTLWGIANKFLKDPWFWPEIWDKNQRINNPHLIYPGDVLYIYRGPKAVRGPDTVTISDRMSPTIRIERTDGTGEPISTLAPFLSWPRVLDEATIKNAPYIVDGQSEHLLMDVDSNIYIKNLNGQALERYAVFSKGKPMSDPETGEHLGYEVSYGAQAQIEKAGPISTARLMDMKRGVRVGDRLFNISNHDSILNTRIEIPRHKVRGTVMSLYDATHISGTSMIITINKGKRDGIKPGYVVGVYQPGRSIADPHPQENKGYVAAGDKLTLPPEKIAHAVVYSVSDRLSYALITKSQHAVKNGYKIGNP comes from the coding sequence ATGTCTTTCACCATCTCACGACAGGTTTTCACCTCTGTTATCGTGCTGAGCTCCATTTTACTAGGAGGCTGCGACAAAGACACAATTAAAAAAAATCTTTCTTCACCGTCCCGAGTCAGCGCTAGCTCCGATAACGGACAGTATGACGACGCCTATGGCATGCCGCCAAGCGCCGCCGAAATCAATTCCCAAAACCCTAAAGTTAAGCGCACAGTGACCCGAACCAAAGGAACACTGAAAGGCGATGCACCATTGCGCTACAAAGTTCGCAAAGGCGATACACTCTGGGGAATCGCCAACAAATTCCTCAAAGACCCTTGGTTTTGGCCGGAAATTTGGGACAAAAACCAACGCATCAACAATCCACACCTTATTTATCCGGGCGACGTATTATACATATATCGCGGCCCGAAAGCAGTTCGCGGTCCTGATACCGTCACTATTAGTGACAGAATGTCGCCGACTATCCGTATCGAACGGACCGACGGCACCGGTGAGCCTATTTCAACCCTCGCGCCTTTCTTGTCTTGGCCTCGGGTATTGGATGAGGCAACCATCAAAAATGCACCGTATATTGTTGATGGTCAGAGTGAACATTTACTAATGGATGTTGATTCCAATATCTACATTAAGAACCTGAACGGACAAGCCTTAGAGCGATACGCGGTATTCTCCAAAGGCAAGCCAATGAGTGACCCAGAGACCGGTGAACACCTTGGCTATGAAGTCAGCTATGGCGCTCAAGCTCAAATAGAAAAAGCCGGCCCTATTTCTACGGCTCGCTTGATGGATATGAAGCGCGGAGTTCGCGTGGGTGATCGCTTGTTTAATATCAGCAATCACGACAGCATTCTTAATACCCGAATCGAAATCCCCAGACATAAGGTCCGCGGTACCGTAATGAGCCTATACGACGCCACCCACATTAGCGGCACCAGTATGATTATTACTATTAATAAGGGTAAACGTGACGGAATCAAGCCTGGCTATGTTGTTGGTGTTTATCAACCGGGCCGTTCTATTGCCGATCCACATCCGCAAGAGAACAAAGGCTATGTTGCCGCCGGTGATAAGTTGACGCTACCGCCTGAGAAAATTGCTCATGCCGTGGTTTACAGTGTGAGTGATCGCCTAAGTTATGCGCTGATTACAAAGTCTCAACACGCTGTGAAAAATGGGTATAAAATAGGTAACCCTTGA
- the def gene encoding peptide deformylase: MAVLKVLSYPDARLRTKAVPVDVVDDEVRGIMDDMLETMYDAPGIGLAATQVNVHRQIVVIDLSEDKDEPLYLVNPKIIAKSGKEVSEEGCLSVPEYYAEVERASEVTISALGRDGKPFELEAEGLLAVCIQHEMDHLQGKLFVDYLSPLKQQRVRKKLEKMAKQGAL; the protein is encoded by the coding sequence ATGGCAGTTTTAAAAGTATTAAGCTATCCCGATGCCCGACTACGCACAAAGGCTGTGCCTGTCGATGTGGTTGATGATGAGGTGCGCGGCATCATGGATGATATGCTCGAAACCATGTATGACGCACCAGGGATTGGCTTGGCTGCAACGCAGGTTAATGTGCATCGGCAAATTGTAGTCATCGACCTCTCTGAGGATAAAGATGAACCGTTGTATTTGGTTAACCCTAAAATCATTGCTAAATCGGGCAAAGAAGTGTCTGAAGAAGGCTGCTTATCTGTGCCTGAGTATTACGCGGAAGTTGAGCGTGCCAGTGAGGTTACGATCAGTGCATTGGGGCGCGATGGTAAGCCGTTTGAGTTGGAGGCAGAAGGCTTATTAGCTGTTTGCATTCAGCATGAAATGGATCACTTGCAGGGTAAATTATTTGTGGATTATTTGTCGCCATTAAAGCAGCAGCGAGTTCGCAAAAAGCTGGAAAAGATGGCTAAACAGGGTGCGTTATGA
- the fmt gene encoding methionyl-tRNA formyltransferase yields MSDRLRLIYAGTPDFAVPALRALLDSEHEVVAVYTQPDRPAGRGRKLQPGPVKQVAMDAGIPVEQPLNFKEAEAREQLAAYNADVMIVAAYGLILPQSVLDTPRFGCLNIHGSLLPRWRGAAPIHRAIQAGDQETGVTIMQMAAGLDTGDMLYKTFRPIGPQDTSETIHDGLAADGAEALLVVLNQLQAGELKPEVQDESLTCYASKLTKAEAEIDWSQSAVEIDRTIRAFNPWPMAYTQKNGKPLRLLMSSVAEGETVTAAPGTVLSEDKTGIRIATGEGVLLLTRLQLPGGKALSVTEFLNGRSLAGEHFPS; encoded by the coding sequence ATGAGTGACCGCTTGCGGCTGATCTACGCTGGAACTCCTGATTTTGCAGTGCCGGCTTTACGCGCTTTGTTAGACTCTGAGCATGAAGTCGTGGCTGTCTATACGCAGCCAGATCGCCCGGCAGGTCGTGGGCGTAAGTTGCAACCCGGCCCGGTTAAACAGGTTGCAATGGATGCGGGTATACCTGTTGAGCAGCCCCTGAATTTTAAAGAAGCAGAGGCACGTGAGCAGCTAGCAGCTTACAATGCCGACGTCATGATCGTTGCTGCTTATGGTTTGATCCTGCCACAGTCAGTATTGGATACGCCACGCTTTGGTTGCTTAAATATACATGGCTCACTATTGCCTCGTTGGCGTGGTGCTGCACCAATTCATCGCGCCATTCAAGCGGGTGATCAAGAGACTGGTGTCACGATTATGCAAATGGCCGCTGGTTTAGATACTGGCGATATGTTGTATAAAACCTTCCGCCCGATTGGTCCACAAGATACGTCGGAAACTATACACGATGGTTTAGCGGCAGATGGTGCTGAAGCGTTGCTGGTAGTATTAAATCAATTGCAAGCTGGCGAATTAAAGCCAGAAGTGCAGGACGAGTCATTGACTTGTTATGCCAGCAAGCTAACTAAGGCTGAGGCAGAGATCGATTGGTCGCAATCTGCGGTAGAAATTGATCGTACCATCCGCGCATTTAATCCGTGGCCAATGGCCTATACGCAGAAAAATGGTAAGCCATTGCGTTTGTTGATGTCATCGGTGGCTGAGGGTGAAACAGTCACTGCAGCACCGGGTACTGTATTATCAGAAGATAAAACAGGTATCAGAATTGCCACGGGTGAGGGAGTATTGCTCCTCACGCGCTTACAACTTCCCGGCGGAAAAGCATTGTCGGTTACTGAATTTCTAAATGGCCGCAGTTTGGCCGGAGAGCATTTCCCCTCATGA
- the rsmB gene encoding 16S rRNA (cytosine(967)-C(5))-methyltransferase RsmB encodes MSQKNPRAIAALMLEKVIYGGTSLSQLLTEDSASDPMVRDLCFGTLRWHERLTAILDILLTKSLKSKDKDVECLLRVGLYQVLYQSAPEYAAVNETVAAVKGLRKPWAVKFVNGVLRTFLRRKESVLHQIEEIETAHYAFPQWLLDSVREAWPEQWESVLKQSNERAPMTLRVNLSQNTRDEYQAMLQAEDIQSTVHPLVPSALILEKPMSVFELPGFNEGFVSVQDAAAQLAAFLLECEPGMRVLDACAAPGGKTGHMLEHTANIKVVAVENTEMRLLRIGENLERLGLEAEIVLADAGEPGEWTKPGFDRILLDAPCSATGVIRRHPDIKVLRWQEDIAELHIQQHKLLNTMWDLLNSGGRIVYATCSILPSENEAVVAAFCESHPDAQVQPIVDVEWGIAQQYGRQVLPGVDAMDGFYYAVIQKK; translated from the coding sequence ATGAGTCAGAAAAACCCACGCGCAATAGCGGCTTTAATGCTGGAAAAAGTGATTTACGGCGGTACGTCTTTAAGTCAATTGCTGACAGAAGACAGTGCCAGTGATCCGATGGTTCGCGACCTGTGCTTCGGTACTCTGCGTTGGCATGAGCGGCTCACCGCTATCTTAGATATCTTGCTAACCAAATCATTAAAGTCAAAAGATAAAGACGTTGAGTGTTTATTGCGAGTTGGTCTGTATCAGGTGTTATATCAAAGTGCGCCAGAATATGCAGCGGTTAATGAAACCGTTGCAGCCGTCAAAGGCTTGAGAAAGCCATGGGCGGTGAAGTTTGTTAATGGTGTACTAAGAACATTCTTGCGTCGTAAAGAGTCTGTTCTTCACCAGATTGAAGAGATTGAAACTGCGCATTATGCCTTTCCTCAATGGCTGTTAGATTCTGTGCGCGAGGCTTGGCCTGAGCAGTGGGAGTCGGTATTAAAGCAAAGCAATGAACGTGCGCCGATGACTTTGCGAGTGAACTTATCGCAGAATACTCGGGATGAATATCAGGCGATGCTACAGGCTGAAGATATTCAAAGTACAGTCCATCCCCTAGTTCCATCGGCATTGATTTTAGAAAAACCAATGTCGGTGTTTGAGCTGCCGGGCTTCAATGAAGGCTTTGTCTCGGTGCAAGATGCCGCCGCTCAGCTAGCGGCGTTTTTATTGGAGTGTGAGCCGGGCATGCGAGTGCTGGATGCTTGTGCAGCGCCGGGTGGTAAAACCGGGCATATGCTTGAGCACACCGCCAATATCAAAGTGGTTGCAGTTGAAAACACCGAAATGCGTTTGTTGCGCATTGGTGAAAATCTGGAACGTTTAGGCTTAGAGGCTGAGATTGTACTGGCGGATGCCGGAGAGCCTGGTGAGTGGACAAAGCCTGGCTTTGATCGAATCCTGCTTGATGCACCATGCTCCGCAACTGGCGTAATTCGTCGCCATCCGGATATTAAGGTGTTACGTTGGCAAGAAGATATTGCCGAGTTACACATTCAGCAGCACAAACTTCTAAACACCATGTGGGATTTGCTGAATTCTGGCGGGCGCATCGTTTATGCGACCTGCTCAATTCTTCCTTCTGAGAATGAGGCAGTGGTTGCCGCGTTCTGTGAGTCACATCCGGATGCGCAAGTGCAGCCTATTGTTGACGTAGAATGGGGGATCGCACAGCAGTACGGACGTCAGGTTTTACCCGGTGTCGATGCCATGGATGGCTTTTATTACGCAGTCATCCAGAAAAAATAG
- a CDS encoding DUF4390 domain-containing protein, with translation MNIKNTLKHFLLVFLLLMPFASKSEEDGIFFTRYALHSVDAANNVYLVSAQLDYRLSKYLEQALLNGVPIKVSIVLGLGKQRSWWWNEADSLSTISYQVKYHALSQHFLLTRYDTNENWNFRSLSATLRKMGSIVNYKLPPLPETVKEGGYYIYMGAQMSPATLRLPLRIQSLFSDDYSLSSEVVSWPLP, from the coding sequence ATGAACATCAAAAACACATTGAAACACTTTTTATTGGTGTTTTTGCTGCTTATGCCATTTGCCTCGAAATCAGAGGAGGATGGCATTTTCTTTACACGCTATGCCTTACATAGCGTGGATGCCGCGAATAATGTGTATTTGGTCAGCGCGCAGTTGGATTATCGTTTATCTAAATACTTAGAGCAGGCGCTATTGAATGGCGTGCCAATTAAAGTCAGTATTGTACTTGGTCTTGGAAAACAGCGTAGTTGGTGGTGGAATGAGGCCGATAGCCTTAGCACCATTAGCTATCAGGTAAAGTACCACGCCTTAAGCCAGCATTTTCTACTGACGCGCTATGACACCAATGAAAATTGGAACTTCCGCTCGCTCTCAGCGACCCTTCGCAAAATGGGTAGTATCGTCAATTACAAGCTCCCTCCACTTCCTGAAACAGTAAAAGAGGGTGGCTACTACATTTATATGGGTGCCCAAATGTCGCCAGCGACACTGCGCCTTCCGCTGCGTATTCAGTCGTTATTTAGCGATGATTACAGTCTAAGTAGTGAGGTCGTCTCATGGCCATTACCGTAA
- a CDS encoding sensor histidine kinase translates to MAITVRILLFQVAPVAMIAILLGVSLTILNISTQDPDAEGDMISWLAPLNIAILGMLSFLVLFNLYQAITRLRTQQAGSRFTLRLMLAFSVLTILPVSIVTYFSMNFLGDRIDSWFNFKIEGALDDSLDLARNALDVRMRQHLYDIEKVAREITVSDPIDFDNIVDARMQMLGAYEMVLLGKNKRVLVYSGDSSEIGTIFPHFPADEITRTLSRRGYMYRMEYTDNSSLYSRVAITLKTGPTAEAMILTALFPFSDRERLLSSNVQEAYDQYQNINYQRNLIKKSFRLTLFLIMALSVLFSIWAAFLYSRKLTNPVRKLLEGTLAVASGNLQKKLPVSDKDDFSLLARSFNTMTTRLSDARHESEQSQQQVQRQHDYLNVVLDHLTSGVITIDDQGIIQRINRAAEHVLQVPLADFINRSLSGVGIQHEGLQPLLEAIRPHLEREEKEWQCEVSLLLPAGRQMLVCRGAALPPSADGSKGYVLVLDDITEVVQAEHEAAWSEVARRLAHEIKNPLTPIRLSAERLQHRLQPELSEDSADLLKRMSRTIVNQVDNLKAMVDAFSEYARAPALKLQSVDLNALVTDVAELYKVNDQVISVHVELSQTPVLYLDSGRIRQLVVNLLKNAFEAIDVDSEVREVRVSVRSNTSRAGHPEVELSVSDSGRGIPAEILPSLFDPYVSSKKKGSGLGLSIVKKIVEEHSGRVLARNNDDHGATLSVYFPVETGPELTISKPIEVKNVT, encoded by the coding sequence ATGGCCATTACCGTAAGAATCTTACTGTTTCAGGTTGCACCGGTGGCGATGATCGCCATACTACTAGGTGTCTCGCTCACTATCTTAAATATTTCAACACAAGACCCAGATGCCGAAGGTGATATGATTTCTTGGCTGGCGCCATTGAATATCGCCATATTAGGAATGCTGAGTTTTTTGGTGTTGTTCAACCTGTATCAGGCGATTACTCGTTTGCGAACGCAGCAGGCCGGATCGCGCTTTACTTTACGCTTGATGTTGGCTTTTTCGGTGTTGACCATTCTCCCTGTGTCGATCGTCACTTATTTCTCTATGAATTTTTTGGGTGACCGGATTGATAGTTGGTTTAATTTCAAAATTGAAGGCGCATTAGATGACTCGCTGGATCTGGCCCGTAATGCCCTTGATGTTCGGATGCGTCAGCATTTATATGATATCGAAAAGGTTGCCCGGGAGATAACCGTTAGCGACCCAATCGACTTTGATAATATTGTCGATGCTCGTATGCAGATGCTGGGTGCCTATGAGATGGTGCTGCTAGGTAAGAATAAACGGGTGTTGGTTTATAGTGGTGATAGCTCAGAAATCGGCACCATTTTCCCGCATTTTCCAGCTGATGAGATCACGCGTACACTCTCACGTCGTGGTTATATGTATCGGATGGAATATACCGATAACAGTAGTCTATACTCGAGGGTAGCGATCACTTTGAAGACAGGGCCGACGGCTGAAGCCATGATTCTGACTGCCTTGTTCCCATTCTCTGATCGAGAGCGACTATTGTCCAGTAATGTGCAAGAAGCTTACGACCAATACCAGAATATTAACTATCAGCGCAATCTGATTAAGAAGAGCTTTCGGCTGACCTTGTTTTTGATTATGGCCTTGTCAGTTTTGTTCTCGATTTGGGCCGCTTTTTTGTACTCGCGCAAGCTAACCAATCCGGTTAGGAAGCTATTGGAAGGTACCTTGGCGGTGGCCTCTGGAAACTTGCAGAAAAAACTGCCTGTTTCGGATAAAGACGACTTTAGCTTACTGGCCCGCTCCTTTAATACCATGACGACGCGACTGTCGGATGCACGTCATGAAAGTGAGCAAAGCCAGCAGCAAGTACAGCGCCAACATGACTATCTGAATGTGGTGCTGGATCACCTGACGTCTGGTGTCATCACCATTGATGATCAAGGAATCATTCAACGTATTAACCGGGCGGCAGAGCATGTGTTGCAGGTGCCATTAGCAGACTTTATCAATCGCAGCTTATCGGGTGTTGGTATTCAGCATGAGGGCTTGCAGCCTTTATTAGAAGCGATTCGTCCGCACTTGGAGCGCGAAGAGAAAGAATGGCAATGTGAAGTGAGCTTGCTATTGCCTGCTGGTCGTCAGATGCTGGTCTGTCGTGGTGCTGCATTGCCCCCTTCGGCGGATGGCTCAAAAGGATATGTGCTGGTATTGGATGATATTACCGAAGTGGTACAGGCTGAGCATGAGGCGGCTTGGAGTGAGGTTGCACGCCGTTTGGCACATGAAATTAAAAACCCGCTCACGCCAATTCGATTGTCAGCGGAGCGTTTGCAGCATCGTCTGCAACCTGAGCTGAGTGAAGACTCTGCTGACTTGTTAAAACGCATGAGTCGCACCATTGTTAACCAGGTAGATAACCTTAAAGCGATGGTGGATGCCTTTAGTGAATATGCACGAGCGCCGGCATTGAAGTTACAGTCCGTTGATCTGAATGCTTTGGTGACTGATGTTGCCGAGCTGTACAAGGTCAATGATCAGGTGATCAGTGTGCATGTTGAGCTGAGTCAAACGCCGGTGTTGTACCTTGACTCTGGGCGTATTCGCCAGCTGGTGGTGAATTTGCTGAAAAATGCATTTGAAGCCATTGATGTGGATAGTGAGGTTCGTGAGGTGCGAGTGTCTGTTCGTAGCAATACCTCGCGGGCGGGCCATCCGGAAGTTGAGCTCAGCGTTAGCGATAGTGGTCGGGGAATTCCGGCAGAGATTTTACCAAGCTTGTTTGATCCTTATGTTAGCAGTAAAAAGAAAGGCTCAGGCTTAGGCTTATCGATTGTGAAAAAAATAGTAGAGGAGCACTCAGGACGAGTGTTGGCTCGCAATAATGATGATCATGGTGCCACGTTAAGTGTGTATTTTCCGGTAGAGACTGGGCCGGAATTAACCATCAGTAAACCCATTGAGGTTAAGAATGTCACTTAA
- a CDS encoding sigma-54-dependent transcriptional regulator has product MTEKHRILVVDDEPDIRQLVSEILEDEGYQVVVAETAEQAREQVRVSRPELILLDIWMPGEDGISLLKSWYESGVLRCPVIMMSGHGTIETAVEATRLGAYDFIEKPLTMAKLLLSVEHGLRSSLLEQENRGLKRQVLAPSEPIGSSSTMRELRLQAERIAQYKDVVVILYGESGVGKEVFSRYIHGKSERANSPFVKAIVSAHNQENFLSMLFGSEQDGQITPGLMDEAQGGTLYLCDIPTLDEASQEALLLTLRDKQYTRVGGRTKVDFSATLIVSAQHDLRDDVDAGVFSEELFFRVNVVPLLIPPLREHPEDVTELLNFYVDRLIALDGLPYRHFSVSAQNYLRNYRWLGNIRELRNLVQRLLILGTDTEINQEEVEEVLGRSIPIFSQGIEQLPISLFELPLRQAREQFEHDYLSYQLEQCSGNVSQLAERVQMERTHLYRKMRSLNIDPKQFGK; this is encoded by the coding sequence ATGACTGAAAAACATCGTATTTTAGTAGTAGATGATGAGCCTGATATTCGTCAATTAGTCAGTGAAATACTGGAAGATGAAGGCTATCAGGTAGTGGTTGCAGAAACCGCTGAACAAGCGCGTGAGCAGGTGCGAGTGAGTCGCCCTGAGCTGATCCTGTTGGATATCTGGATGCCGGGTGAGGACGGGATTTCCTTGCTCAAAAGCTGGTACGAAAGTGGCGTATTGCGTTGCCCAGTTATCATGATGTCAGGACATGGCACAATCGAGACGGCGGTAGAAGCTACTCGGTTGGGTGCTTATGACTTTATTGAAAAGCCGCTTACTATGGCAAAGTTATTGCTGTCGGTTGAGCATGGCTTGCGCTCTAGTTTATTGGAGCAGGAAAACCGTGGATTAAAGCGTCAGGTACTCGCGCCGTCTGAGCCGATTGGTTCCAGTTCAACCATGCGTGAATTACGCCTACAAGCCGAGCGCATCGCTCAGTATAAAGATGTTGTCGTTATTTTGTATGGTGAGTCAGGCGTCGGCAAAGAAGTTTTCTCGCGTTATATTCATGGTAAAAGTGAGCGTGCAAATAGCCCATTCGTGAAAGCCATTGTTTCCGCGCACAACCAGGAAAACTTCCTGAGTATGCTGTTTGGTAGTGAGCAGGATGGGCAGATTACACCCGGCTTAATGGATGAAGCACAAGGCGGTACTTTGTATCTTTGCGATATTCCTACCTTGGATGAAGCCTCACAGGAAGCACTGCTGCTGACCTTGCGCGATAAGCAATATACTCGTGTTGGTGGGCGTACTAAGGTCGACTTTAGTGCAACCTTAATCGTCTCTGCGCAGCATGATTTGCGCGATGATGTTGATGCTGGCGTATTTTCAGAAGAGCTATTCTTTCGGGTCAATGTAGTGCCATTGTTGATTCCGCCTCTCCGCGAGCACCCTGAAGATGTAACGGAGTTGTTGAATTTCTATGTGGATCGTCTGATTGCATTAGATGGTTTGCCATACCGACATTTCTCAGTGTCTGCACAGAATTACCTGCGTAACTATCGTTGGCTAGGCAATATCCGCGAGCTGCGCAATTTAGTGCAGCGCCTGTTGATTTTGGGGACTGATACTGAAATCAATCAGGAGGAAGTGGAAGAGGTACTGGGTCGCAGTATTCCGATCTTTAGTCAGGGTATTGAGCAATTGCCTATTAGCTTATTCGAGTTGCCATTGCGCCAAGCGCGTGAGCAATTTGAGCACGACTATTTAAGCTATCAGCTAGAGCAATGTAGCGGTAACGTTAGTCAACTGGCTGAACGAGTTCAGATGGAAAGAACGCATTTGTACCGTAAAATGCGCTCGTTAAATATTGATCCAAAGCAGTTCGGCAAATAA